The Microbacterium schleiferi genome contains the following window.
TGCCGAGACTCTCGCCGCCCTGCGCGCACTGGCCGGGTTCGAGGTCGTTGACGCCGACCTCGCGCGCGAAGTGGCTGGCATGGATGAGCCGATGTTCACCAGCCTGACGGGCGGGCCCTGGTTCCTCCATCGCGTAGACCGACGTTCCCAGCGGTACGCGTGGGTGCCGCTGGTGCGCCAGTCGCTCGCCCATGACGCCGAGGCGGCGGACCCGACCGCGTTCCGCGCCCGCCTGGCTCGCGGAGCCGACTGGGCCCAGCGCGATCCCGAACGCGCACTCGAGGCGGTCTCCCTCTACATTCGGGCGGGCCAGCCCACCGCGGCCCTGCCGACCCTCCGCGCGGAGCTGATCCCGATGTTCTCCAGCGGCCGACTGTTCGAGCTCGTTGGATTCATCCATGCTCTCGGCACGGAAGACGTCACCAGCCCCAGCCTTGCCACCATGCTCGCCTACGCGGGCGTCATGACCGCTGACGTGTTCTGCGCCAACGAGTGGACCGACGCCGCCGAGACCCTGTGGACGCGCGACGGGTTCTCGGATGCCGATGATGAGGTGGCCTTTCTCACGCTCCGCGCACACCTGAGCCGATCGGGCCTGCGCCAGATGCGCGATGACTCGGATCGTGCTGTGGCGATCGTGTCGAGACAGAGCCTCTGGCGCACCCCGGCGCTCATGCTCGCCGGGATCGCGGCGGCGATGGCGAACGATGACGACGCGATCTCCCTGCTCGACGAAGCCGCCCACGAGGCTCGAAAGGTCGGCGTTCCCCCCGCCGAGATGCTTGCGGTAGCCGAACGCGCGTGCCTCGCCGTCAAGCGCGATGACCCCCGCGCCCCCGCCCTCGTCGACGCAGCGGTTGCACTGGCCGCGGACGAGCAGTGGTCGGTCTATCCGCACTCCGGACTGGCTTTCGCGCTGCGCGCTCAGGTTCGCGCGAAGGCTGGTGATCGCGACGGCGCGCTGGCAGACCTTCGCCGCGCGGCCGGAATGCGGCCGATCGTCGGCCCGACCCTCCCGTGGCTGGGCATTCAGCTTCGTGTGAGTCTGGGGGAAGCTGCCGAGATTCTCGGCGAGGACGAACTCGCGCACGTCGTGCGGTGGGAGGCCGAAGAACTCGCCGGTCGCCTGCGCGACGCCCAGCATCTGCTTCCGGACCGCCCGGTGGCCGAGCCGGCTCGGTACGTGATCACCGCTGCCGAGCGGCGCGTGCTGCCCTACCTGAGTACCCACCTGTCGTACGAAGACATCGGGCGTCGACTGTTCGTCTCCCGCAACACGGTCAAGTCGCACGTGGCGTCGGTGTACCGAAAGCTCGGGGCGCGGTCCCGCACAGAGGCCGTATCGATCGCGACTGGCCTTGGCCTCTTCGACGCCGGCGCCGGTCAGGGCGTTCCCCTCCCCGACCATGTCGGCCTCATCCAGCTCAGTGACCGACCACACCTTTGAGTACCAGGAGACCCACGCCCAACGCCGCTCCGACCAGGGCGCTCCACAGCCGCCCGCTGCGAGATAGCCCCGCGGCGCGGCCCGCAAGGTAGCCGTATGCGAAGAGCACGGCGATGGAGACGAGCAGCGCGATCGTCGCCGCAGCCCCGATGTCAGCCCCCAGCGCGCTCGCGATGATGAGCGCACTGACCGGGAGGAACGACGACGCGGGCACCGGCCACGATCGTCCCGCAATCTGCAGCGCACCTCGGAAGATTCTCTGGCCGCTGCGGATGCCGGACGCCAGTGTCGCCGCGTAGACCCCGGCGAGCCAGTAGACCACGACGGAGCCGACGATGCCGACGCACAGCGCCAGCAACGGTGGCTGCTGACCGGCGGCGGCGGCGATCACCGACCCACTGACGACGAGTCCGATCGCTATCGACGACGCTTCGCGCACCGGCATCGGGCCCGAGGCCTGCGCGGTCTCGGCAGCGTCGTCCAGCTCCACCGTGGCTCCTCTCAGGATTCGATGTGACGGGCGTGAAGCCCCGCGGTCTCCGCGTGGTGGATCGAGGCATCCGCGACCTCACCCGGGCGGCGCACGTCGACATCGATCCGATGAATCGTGCCGGAGAACGGGAACGGCGCGAGGTGCGCGTAGGAGGGGTCGACGACCTCGCCGTTGTCGCGCCCGATGTCGAGGCCCGAGTAGGCGTTGAACATGATCGGCACGGTGCGTTCCATGCGGCCCCCGCCAATGCTCACGCCATTGACCGAGAGGGTGACGGTGCAGGCCGGGGCCATGACCGCGGCATCCGCCTCGACGTCCAGCACGATGGTGACCTCCCCGGTCGGCAGCGCCTCGTCGGCGACGTGCCGGTAGGTCTCGACCCCCATGAACGAGTAGGTATGCCGCAGAAGGCCGTCCTGGACGAAGAGGGCGAAGCCGCCGAGGTGGTCGAAGGCTGCCAGGAGCACACCCTCGGCATCCGCGTCGGAAATGGTCGCCTCGACCGTGATGGAATATGAGCGGTTCAGGATCGGCGGCATGATGCCCGCCGGGATGTTCTGAACGTCGGTGCCCCAGTAGGTCCAGCGGGTCTGGGTCTGCAGCGGCGGCACCATCCCGAAGAATGCCGCCATCCCGCCGAGCATCGGAAGCGCGAGGTTCTTCTCCGCTTCCTGCCACCACAGCTCTGCCAGTTCCGCGACCTTCTCCGGGTGTTCGGTCGCGAGGTCACGGGACTGCGAGAAATCGTCGGGCAGGTAGTAGAGCTGCCATGAGAGCGCATCCGGGTCGAACACGCCCGGCGCGAATCGGCGGATCGTCGCCGGCGTCGCATCCCAGGGGATCCGGGGCAGCATCGAGGCAGCCCACCAGCCGTCGCGGTACATTCCACGGTTCCCGTAGATCTCGAAATACTGCTGCGTGTGCTGCTCGGGTGCCTCAGCAGAGGGGAACGAGTAGGCAAAGCTCGTGCCCGCCATCGGCGCCTGCGGGATGCCGTCCACCGTGTTTGGAACCGGGATCCCCGCGACATCGAGGATCGTCGGGCCGATGTCGTTGACATGCGTGAACTGGGCCCGGACGTCCCCGTCGGCCCTGATCCCGCCGGGCCAGTGCACGACCATGGGGTTGCGCGTGCCGCCGAGGTGGGAAGCGACCTGCTTGCCCCACTGGAATGGCGTGTTTCCCGCCCAGGCCCACGCGGCGGAGCAGTGCGGCGCGCTGTCGGGCCCACCCCAGGCCTCGAGGCCCCCGTGCGCGTCGATCAGACCGAGCTGCTGCTCGGAGGTGAGGGGGATGCCGTTCTGCATCGTCAGCTCGTTGAACGAGCCCGTCAGCGTGCCCTCCATCGAGGCACCGTTGTCGCCCCAGATATAGATCACGAGCGTGTTGTCGAGCTCGCCCATCCGCTCGATCTCGTCGATGAGTCGACCCACGTTGTGGTCGGCGTTGGCTTGGAAGCCCGCGTAGACCTCCATCTGACGCGCGTAGAGGCGACGTTCGGCATCCGTCAGGGACTCCCACGCCGGGAACGCATCGTCGCGGGCGGTCAGCTCGGTACCCTCGGGGATGATCCCGAGTTCGAGCTGCCGCGCGAACGTACGCTCGCGATAGGCATCCCATCCATCGTCGAACATCCCGCGGTACGGCTCGGTCCACTCATCGGGGACGTGGTGCGGTGCGTGTGCCGTGCCCGTCGAGTAGTACATGAGCCACGGCTTGTCGGTCTTGTGCGCGCGAACGCCGTGCAGCCACTCGATCGCCTTGTCGGTCAGTGCCGTGGGCAGGTAGTAGTCGCGGTCGGTCGGACCCCCGTACGCCTGCTCGACCGACTCGTTCTCGTAGATCATCGGGTCGTACTGACCGGACTCTCCTCCCAGGAAGCCCCAGAAGTAGTCGAAGCCCCACCCGCGCGGCCACCGGTCGAAAGGGCCCGCCGCACCCTGGGTGCGGCTCGGGGTGAGGTGCCACTTGCCGATGACAGCAGTCGAGTAGCCGTTGTCGCGCAGGATGCGGGGGAACGGAGCGCAATCGCGCGGGAGTACTCCGGAGTAGCCCGGGAAGGGACCGGGTAGCTCACCGACGGTGCCGAAGCCGACGCGGTGATGGTTGCGCCCCGTCAGCAAGGCCGCGCGCGTCGGCGAGCAGAGGGCCGCGGTGTGCAGCCCCGTGTAGGTCAGGCCGTCCTGAGCGAGCCTGTCAAGCGTGGGCGTCTGGATCGGCCCCCGAACGTGGATGCCTGGCCGAACCCGGCGTCGTCGATGAGGATCAGCAGGACGTTGGGTGCGCCTTCGGGCGCCTCGACCTCTGCCGTGATCGCCCAGTCGGGTGTGGACTCGGCGACGGTGCGCCCTGCGACGCCGCCGAAGCTCTGCTCGGGGATCGGAAGGTGGGAACGGTCGGGTGTCGCAGCGCTCATAGCTCTCTCCCTGTCGGGTCAGGTGTGCGGTCGATTCGAGTCACGGGGTCACATCCTCAGAGTCGGACGGTACGGGCGTCTTGGCGTACGAAGACGACTTCGCGCACGATGAGGGTGATCGCGGCCACCACCGGGACTGCGACCAGAGCCCCGAGAAGGCCCAGGAGAGCGGCGCCGACCATCGCCCCGATGAGAACCAGGATGCCGGGGACGGCGATCGACTTGCCCATGAGGCGCGGCGTGAGGACGTATGACTCGACTTGCATGTAGACGAGGTACAGGACCGCGAAGATCAGCGCCGCGACGGGATCGGTGAACAGCGCCACGACAGAGCCGACAACCCAGAACAGGACCGATCCGACGACGGGGATCAGCGTCAGGAAGAACGCGATCACTCCCATGAGGGCGGGGAACGGGAGCCGGAGCACGACGTGCAAGAGCATCACCAGGGTCGCGTTGAGCGCCCCGAGCACAGCCATGGTCATCACGAATCCACCCATGGAGCCGGTGATCGTCTCGGTGAGACGGATGACGGTGGACCGCCCGTAGGCAGGCGTGAAGCGGTAGAAGGCTGACTTCATCCCCTCGATCGACGCAAGCATGTAGAGGGTCAGCGCAACGATGACGATCGTGCTGGAGATGCCCCCGATCACCCCGAAGCCTGTCGCCACCACGCCGCCGGTCAGTGCGAGCAGGCGTTCTGGGTCGCTGAAGAACTGCGCAACCCCCTCGGCGACAGCGTCGGGGTTGGCGCCCAGCGCGTCCATCGCGGTGACGAACCAGTCCTGGGAGGCGAGGGCCGCCATCGCGGCGGGCACGGCCTGCACGAACTCCACGAGCTGCTGGATGACCCGCGGCACGATGAGCCAGATGACGAGAGCGACAACCACCGCGAACGCGGTGAACACGATCGCGATGCCCCAGCCGCGTGCGATCCCGGCGCGCTCGATGCGGGACACCAGCGGGTCGAGCCCGAGCGCCAAGAACAGAGCCAGCACGATCGAGAGAATGACCGTCGAGACGCCCACGAGCGCCGTGGCCAGGGCAACGGCGATCAGCACGCCGATGGCGAGGGCGAAGCCCAGCGTCAGGGGGCTGGTCAGGGACGCGCGCGTGCGTTGCGGCGGTTGCTCCTCGGGTGTCACCCGTACTCCTTCATGGCAGCGTCCGGTCGACCGGACGAGCCAAGAATGGCGCGGGCACGGTGCTGGCGACATCACCCCATCCGGGTGAAGTTGGCTCCTGCCCCCGCCGAGAACGGGGCTGCGGCGCATTTCTGGGTGCCCGCGCGCTTCGCCACGGGCTACCGGGGCCTTATGGTGATCCCGGACCACTCACTCACGACGACGCAGAACGGATGCGTCGACGGCACCCCGGGAGAGAAGCATGGGAGACGCGATCGGCGCGGTGCTTCCGTTCGCCGTGGGTATCGCCATCAGCCCGGTCCCCGTCATCGCCGCGATCCTTCTGCTGCTCTCCCCCGGGCCCGCACGGCGGGCGCCGGTTTCGCGGTGGGCTGGGTACTCGGCATCCTCACCCTTGTCGTGCTCTTTCTCGTGGTGGCAGCCGTCATCCCCACCCCGGTCGTCGGGGGAACCCGTCCCGTCCAGGGAATCATCCACATCGTGATCGGGGTCCTGCTGGTGGCTTTCGCGGCTCGCCAGTTCCGTTCGCACGCGCGGGCGCGAGGCGCGAGTGCCGGACTTCCGTCGTGGATGCGTGCGGTCGACCGTCTGGGATTCTGGGACGCCCTTGGCCTCGGGGTACTGCTGGCCGCCGTAAACCCGAAGAATCTCCTGCTCGGTGCGGCAGCGGGGATCGCCCTGGGCACCTCCGGCGTGCGTGTCGGCGACGCGGTGGTCGTCATCACGGTGTACGTCCTCGTGGCAGCCTCGACGATCCTCGTCCCCATCGTCGGCGTCCTCATCGCCGGTGACCGGGCGCACCAGCCCCTCCACGCGCTGCGTACGTGGCTCGAACGCGAGAATGCCGTCATCATGGGGTTTGTCCTGCTCATTCTTGGGGTCGTCGTGCTATCCAAGGGCATCGCCTTTTTTTGACTTGTTCCTCCGCCTCTGTCACATCCACCCGAAAGGACCCACCATGACTGAGTTCCGCTACGGACCGGTCGAGCTGTACCTCGTCGGTTTCGACGGCGACCGCCCGAGCCCTGACACCATCGCCGCCCTCGCGGAACTCCTGGAAGGCGGCCTCGTCCGTCTCCTCGACTTCGTGATCGTGTCGAAGTCGGAGTCGGGAGATGTCGAGGTCATCGAGATCGAGGACCAGACCGAGGAGTACGGCTTCGGCGACATCGAGCTTGCCGAAATCGGCATCACCGGCGACGAGGACATCGCCGAGCTCGTCGAGCTCGTCGAGCCGGGTTCGTCTGCGGCGATCGTCGCTCTCGAGCTCCTCTACGCTCGCCGCCTCGCCGACCGACTCGCCGCCTCGGGCGGTGTCGTTCTGAGCGCCGAGCGCATCCCTGCCCCCATTGTCAACGCCGTCATGGACCTGGCCGAACAGGCCTGAGAAAGAGGAGACCCACCATGATCAGACGAGTCGGCCGTCCCGGCCTCATCGGCCTCGCCGCACGCACCGCCGTCGTTGCGGGCACCGCCACTGCGGTGTCGGGCGCGATGTCGAGCAACCAGCAGAAGAAGGCACAGGCCCAGTACGAGCAGGAGCAGTACCAGGCGGCTCAGCAGCAGGCTGCGATGCAGCAGGCTGCCCAGCAGGCTGTCGCCGCTCAGGCTGCTGCAGCTCCCCCGGCGCCCGCGGCTCCCGCCGTCGATGTCGTCGCGGAACTGCAGAAGCTCGCGGCACTCAAGGACGCAGGAGTGCTCTCCGACGACGAGTTCGCCGCAGCGAAGGCCAAGCTTCTCGCCTGAGCTCAGTCCGAAGGGTCGCCGGCGGAGTCTGAGGACTCGGTCGGCGGCCCGTCGTCTGTATGGGCGGCATCATCGCCGCTGGGGGCTTCTTCGGGTTCCCTGACCGGCGCAGCATCTCGGTCACCGCTGAGCCACCGCAGCACGCGCGCATCAGGATCCGCCTCGAGGATCAACGCCCGCACGAGCAGGGTGAGCGGGATCGAGAGGATGGCGCCGAGGGGACCGATCACGAAGGTCCAGAAGATGACCGAGAAGAAGCTGAGCGTGAGGCTCAAGCTCACGGCATCCGCGACGAACTTGGGCTGGACGAGCACCTGCAGCACGACATTCACGACGCTGTAGATCGCGATCACGGCAAGAAAGAGCGGCCAGCCTCCCACAACCAGGGCCAGCACGGCGGGAGGAATGAGGCCGAGGACGAACCCGATGTTGGGGATGAAGTTGGTGACGAATGCCAGGATCGCCCACACCACCGGCGCCGGCACCCCGATCGCCGCGAGGGCGATGCCGTCGATGACGGCAACGATGGCGCCGAAGATGGCGTTGACGATGTAATAGCGACGGGTTCCCACCGTGAAGGTGCGCACCCTCGCGAGCGTGCCGTCGACGGAGGCGCCGAAGACGGTGCGCAGCCGGTTGTAGCGCGCAGCGTCGGCGGCCATGAAGATGACGTAGGCGAGCACGAAGAAGAGCCCGATCGCGACCCCGACCACCATGCCCGACACCGAGGTTGCCACGCCCAGCAAGCGCGAGGGCTCGAGGAAGGATGCCACGGTGTCGGCGGCCCGCCCGTCCCAGCCCATGTCAGCGAGCCACTGCTCGATTCCGTCGACGGTCGCTCGGAGCTGCGCGAGATAGTCGACGACCAGGCGCGCGAACTGGGTTCCCGCGAACCACAGAAGCAGCGCCATCGTGGTGAGGATCACGTACGCGAGCAGGATGACGGCTGTCGTGGCCGTCCACATGGGCCAGCCGCGCCGGCGCAGCAGACCCTGCAACGGATGGCAGATGATCACGATGACCGCCGCGAGAGCGAGCGGACCGACGATCTCCCGAGCCCAGGAGAGGCCCACGAGCACGACGACCGCCGCCGCCAGGCCGACCAGCACTCGCAGCATCGGGGACGGGGCCGACGGGGCTGCGGACGGCGGGGTGGAACTCACGGCGCCAGGCTACCGCGCCGATCCTCGGAACCGGCCGTCACGCGGAGGGGTGCGGGGGTTCCGCCTCTTTGTGCCGAGGCAGCACCTTCTCGGCATCCTTCGGCAGCGCCTTGGCCACGGTCTCCAGCTGACGGGCGAGGCTCCGCACCTGCCCTCGCGTGGCAGCCTCCTGATCATCGTTTCCTGCGAGGGTCGCCGCACGCTCCACGAACCACGACGCCGTGGTGGCAGTGACCACCCCGACGACGCCGATGCCCACGGACATCAGGACCACGGCGACGATCCGCCCCCACGCGGTGATCGGATACAGGTCGCCGTAGCCGACAGTTGTGACAGTGACGAAGGCCCACCAGATGGCGTCGCCGAAGTTGAGGATGTTCGCGCCGGGCGCGGGGCGCTCGACGTCCAAGACCGCCAACGAGCAGATCCAGATGAGGATGGCGACGGTGCCGCCCGCAAGGATCGCGGCCTGTGTGCGGAGCTGATCGCCCTTGGACATCTTCTGGATCTCGGTGATCGCGCGAACCAGACGCAGAGGTTTGAGAACCGGCAGGACCACCACGGCAAGATCGAAGAGGTGTCCCCGAAACCAGGGACCCTTCTTGGGGGCCAGGCCCAACCGAACGAGGTAGTCGATGGCGAAGACCACCCAGGTCGCTGCCATGACGGTGCGCATGCCGGCATACTCGGGGCCCTGGAGATTGGCGATCACCTGCCACGAGTAGGCGACGATGAATGCGAGGGATGCGACGACCAGCGGCCAGTAGGTCAGTCTTTGCCAGCGTTCTTCGGTCATGGTCCGAGAGTAGTGAGGCTCACGGCATGGTCCGGGGTGGACGAGCCGCAAGTCCGGCGGCGCCACCGGAGCAGAACCACGCCAACGGGGCGCGGATGC
Protein-coding sequences here:
- a CDS encoding helix-turn-helix transcriptional regulator, whose translation is MIVDDIHDGPAERLAELLDIPLLPDARLVLSGRSVPPDALVRARMRRTLTEIDAVALAMNDAEIAETLPDLDPAALTSLRELTAGWPAGVRLAALAWREGADPRGFDGRDRLVSDYLRHDALADADAETLAALRALAGFEVVDADLAREVAGMDEPMFTSLTGGPWFLHRVDRRSQRYAWVPLVRQSLAHDAEAADPTAFRARLARGADWAQRDPERALEAVSLYIRAGQPTAALPTLRAELIPMFSSGRLFELVGFIHALGTEDVTSPSLATMLAYAGVMTADVFCANEWTDAAETLWTRDGFSDADDEVAFLTLRAHLSRSGLRQMRDDSDRAVAIVSRQSLWRTPALMLAGIAAAMANDDDAISLLDEAAHEARKVGVPPAEMLAVAERACLAVKRDDPRAPALVDAAVALAADEQWSVYPHSGLAFALRAQVRAKAGDRDGALADLRRAAGMRPIVGPTLPWLGIQLRVSLGEAAEILGEDELAHVVRWEAEELAGRLRDAQHLLPDRPVAEPARYVITAAERRVLPYLSTHLSYEDIGRRLFVSRNTVKSHVASVYRKLGARSRTEAVSIATGLGLFDAGAGQGVPLPDHVGLIQLSDRPHL
- a CDS encoding arylsulfatase, which gives rise to MHVRGPIQTPTLDRLAQDGLTYTGLHTAALCSPTRAALLTGRNHHRVGFGTVGELPGPFPGYSGVLPRDCAPFPRILRDNGYSTAVIGKWHLTPSRTQGAAGPFDRWPRGWGFDYFWGFLGGESGQYDPMIYENESVEQAYGGPTDRDYYLPTALTDKAIEWLHGVRAHKTDKPWLMYYSTGTAHAPHHVPDEWTEPYRGMFDDGWDAYRERTFARQLELGIIPEGTELTARDDAFPAWESLTDAERRLYARQMEVYAGFQANADHNVGRLIDEIERMGELDNTLVIYIWGDNGASMEGTLTGSFNELTMQNGIPLTSEQQLGLIDAHGGLEAWGGPDSAPHCSAAWAWAGNTPFQWGKQVASHLGGTRNPMVVHWPGGIRADGDVRAQFTHVNDIGPTILDVAGIPVPNTVDGIPQAPMAGTSFAYSFPSAEAPEQHTQQYFEIYGNRGMYRDGWWAASMLPRIPWDATPATIRRFAPGVFDPDALSWQLYYLPDDFSQSRDLATEHPEKVAELAELWWQEAEKNLALPMLGGMAAFFGMVPPLQTQTRWTYWGTDVQNIPAGIMPPILNRSYSITVEATISDADAEGVLLAAFDHLGGFALFVQDGLLRHTYSFMGVETYRHVADEALPTGEVTIVLDVEADAAVMAPACTVTLSVNGVSIGGGRMERTVPIMFNAYSGLDIGRDNGEVVDPSYAHLAPFPFSGTIHRIDVDVRRPGEVADASIHHAETAGLHARHIES
- a CDS encoding AI-2E family transporter, whose protein sequence is MTPEEQPPQRTRASLTSPLTLGFALAIGVLIAVALATALVGVSTVILSIVLALFLALGLDPLVSRIERAGIARGWGIAIVFTAFAVVVALVIWLIVPRVIQQLVEFVQAVPAAMAALASQDWFVTAMDALGANPDAVAEGVAQFFSDPERLLALTGGVVATGFGVIGGISSTIVIVALTLYMLASIEGMKSAFYRFTPAYGRSTVIRLTETITGSMGGFVMTMAVLGALNATLVMLLHVVLRLPFPALMGVIAFFLTLIPVVGSVLFWVVGSVVALFTDPVAALIFAVLYLVYMQVESYVLTPRLMGKSIAVPGILVLIGAMVGAALLGLLGALVAVPVVAAITLIVREVVFVRQDARTVRL
- a CDS encoding GAP family protein; its protein translation is MGWVLGILTLVVLFLVVAAVIPTPVVGGTRPVQGIIHIVIGVLLVAFAARQFRSHARARGASAGLPSWMRAVDRLGFWDALGLGVLLAAVNPKNLLLGAAAGIALGTSGVRVGDAVVVITVYVLVAASTILVPIVGVLIAGDRAHQPLHALRTWLERENAVIMGFVLLILGVVVLSKGIAFF
- a CDS encoding DUF6325 family protein, yielding MTEFRYGPVELYLVGFDGDRPSPDTIAALAELLEGGLVRLLDFVIVSKSESGDVEVIEIEDQTEEYGFGDIELAEIGITGDEDIAELVELVEPGSSAAIVALELLYARRLADRLAASGGVVLSAERIPAPIVNAVMDLAEQA
- a CDS encoding SHOCT domain-containing protein; this encodes MIRRVGRPGLIGLAARTAVVAGTATAVSGAMSSNQQKKAQAQYEQEQYQAAQQQAAMQQAAQQAVAAQAAAAPPAPAAPAVDVVAELQKLAALKDAGVLSDDEFAAAKAKLLA
- a CDS encoding AI-2E family transporter, with the protein product MSSTPPSAAPSAPSPMLRVLVGLAAAVVVLVGLSWAREIVGPLALAAVIVIICHPLQGLLRRRGWPMWTATTAVILLAYVILTTMALLLWFAGTQFARLVVDYLAQLRATVDGIEQWLADMGWDGRAADTVASFLEPSRLLGVATSVSGMVVGVAIGLFFVLAYVIFMAADAARYNRLRTVFGASVDGTLARVRTFTVGTRRYYIVNAIFGAIVAVIDGIALAAIGVPAPVVWAILAFVTNFIPNIGFVLGLIPPAVLALVVGGWPLFLAVIAIYSVVNVVLQVLVQPKFVADAVSLSLTLSFFSVIFWTFVIGPLGAILSIPLTLLVRALILEADPDARVLRWLSGDRDAAPVREPEEAPSGDDAAHTDDGPPTESSDSAGDPSD
- a CDS encoding potassium channel family protein; amino-acid sequence: MTEERWQRLTYWPLVVASLAFIVAYSWQVIANLQGPEYAGMRTVMAATWVVFAIDYLVRLGLAPKKGPWFRGHLFDLAVVVLPVLKPLRLVRAITEIQKMSKGDQLRTQAAILAGGTVAILIWICSLAVLDVERPAPGANILNFGDAIWWAFVTVTTVGYGDLYPITAWGRIVAVVLMSVGIGVVGVVTATTASWFVERAATLAGNDDQEAATRGQVRSLARQLETVAKALPKDAEKVLPRHKEAEPPHPSA